A stretch of the Geovibrio thiophilus genome encodes the following:
- a CDS encoding phasin family protein: MDELKDLFYAGLGAALTAKERMEKELEELKEKGKGGKEEFKQKYEEAKTKAKAFEDEFDKKLKEKVKKVLSEIGVATKEDLEELKKLIEEKK; this comes from the coding sequence ATGGACGAACTTAAAGACTTATTTTACGCAGGTCTCGGTGCTGCGCTTACTGCCAAGGAAAGGATGGAAAAGGAACTTGAGGAACTGAAGGAAAAGGGCAAGGGCGGCAAGGAAGAGTTTAAGCAGAAGTACGAAGAAGCCAAAACCAAGGCGAAAGCCTTTGAGGATGAGTTTGATAAAAAACTGAAAGAAAAAGTTAAGAAAGTTCTTTCCGAAATAGGCGTAGCCACAAAAGAGGATCTGGAAGAGCTGAAAAAGCTTATTGAAGAGAAAAAATAA
- the cimA gene encoding citramalate synthase, whose protein sequence is MTKVDIYDTLLRDGTQAEDVNFTVKDKVRLAEAFCDFGIRFIEGGWPGSNPRDIEFFKAIKKSSAPIDSIAAFGSTRRAKRSCETDENLQALLEAEVPNLTIFGKTWDLHVREALKLSPEENLELIHSSVSYLKSKVDRVFYDAEHFFDGYKANREYAIKTLFAAKEAGADCLVLCDTNGGTLPDSLVEIIEDVKKHVGTYPLGIHCHNDSDCAVANSTLAVKHGITQVQGTMNGYGERCGNANLASVIPNLQLKYGFECVPAANLKKLRVLSRLVNELGNLKHNIHQPYVGRSAFAHKGGVHVSAIMKNSRTYEHIEPELVGNTQRVLVSDLSGKSNLIYKAKDFGLDIDSNDPAITGVVEKLKELENKGFQYEGAEASFELLMRKAMGRFEPFFDSLNFRVIDEMRDKSDSTVAEATVMIEVQGETEHTAATGNGPVNALDNAIRKALSRFYPNLNGMTLADYKVRILTTGTGTQALTRVLIESKDDNDTWGTVGVAHNIIEASYQALIDSIEYKLLKDRENAQNT, encoded by the coding sequence ATGACTAAAGTCGATATATATGACACCCTCCTGAGGGACGGAACTCAGGCTGAGGATGTCAACTTCACGGTAAAGGATAAGGTAAGGCTCGCAGAAGCGTTCTGCGACTTCGGAATACGTTTCATAGAAGGGGGCTGGCCCGGTTCCAACCCTCGTGATATTGAGTTTTTCAAGGCAATCAAAAAGTCCTCGGCGCCCATTGACAGTATTGCCGCATTCGGCAGCACAAGAAGGGCGAAGAGAAGCTGTGAGACCGATGAAAATCTTCAGGCTCTCCTTGAAGCGGAGGTTCCGAATCTCACTATTTTCGGCAAGACGTGGGACCTCCACGTAAGAGAAGCGCTTAAGCTCTCTCCGGAAGAGAATCTTGAGCTTATCCACAGTTCCGTGAGCTATCTCAAGAGCAAAGTGGACAGGGTTTTCTATGATGCGGAGCATTTCTTCGATGGTTATAAAGCCAACAGGGAATACGCCATCAAAACCCTTTTCGCCGCCAAAGAAGCGGGCGCGGACTGCCTTGTTCTCTGTGATACCAACGGCGGCACGCTGCCGGACAGTCTGGTTGAGATAATTGAGGACGTGAAGAAGCATGTCGGCACTTATCCGCTGGGAATACACTGCCATAACGACAGCGACTGTGCCGTTGCCAACTCCACACTTGCTGTGAAGCACGGCATAACGCAGGTTCAGGGAACAATGAACGGATACGGGGAGAGATGCGGAAACGCCAACCTCGCATCCGTAATCCCCAATTTGCAGCTTAAATACGGTTTTGAGTGCGTGCCTGCGGCAAACCTGAAAAAACTCAGGGTGCTTTCCCGTCTGGTAAATGAACTCGGCAACCTCAAGCATAATATTCATCAGCCTTATGTGGGGCGCTCGGCGTTTGCCCACAAGGGCGGGGTGCACGTAAGCGCTATTATGAAAAACTCACGCACTTACGAGCACATAGAGCCGGAGCTGGTGGGCAACACTCAGCGTGTTCTGGTCTCCGACCTTTCAGGCAAAAGCAACCTTATCTACAAGGCTAAGGATTTCGGTCTGGATATTGACAGTAATGATCCCGCTATAACCGGAGTGGTAGAGAAGCTCAAGGAGCTTGAAAACAAAGGCTTCCAGTACGAAGGAGCCGAAGCTTCCTTTGAACTTCTCATGCGCAAGGCTATGGGCAGGTTTGAGCCATTTTTTGATTCATTAAACTTCAGGGTTATTGATGAAATGAGAGACAAAAGCGACAGCACAGTAGCGGAAGCTACCGTGATGATCGAGGTTCAGGGCGAAACCGAGCACACAGCAGCAACCGGCAACGGTCCGGTTAATGCTCTGGATAACGCTATCAGGAAGGCTCTTTCCAGATTTTACCCTAACTTAAACGGCATGACTCTTGCCGATTACAAGGTGCGCATCCTTACCACCGGAACGGGTACTCAGGCGCTTACCAGAGTGCTTATCGAATCCAAGGATGACAACGACACATGGGGTACTGTAGGCGTGGCTCACAACATCATCGAGGCAAGCTATCAGGCGCTGATCGACTCCATTGAGTATAAACTTCTGAAAGACAGGGAAAATGCGCAAAACACTTGA
- a CDS encoding aspartate kinase → MSLVVMKFGGTSVGSIERIKNVAKIIAKKKDQGHDVVVTSSAMSGETDRLIGLLKEIDKDYDLREYDALVSTGESASCPLVAQALISMGYKAVSLSGIQIGLETDHAHSKARIMKIDGARIKKELADGKICIVAGFQGYNPVTNDIATLGRGGSDTSAVAIAAAIKADVCEIYTDVDGIYTGDPRIVRKAKKLDKISYDEMLELASLGAKVLQSRSVEFGMNYNVDIMVLSSLEDKPGTLVTKEDDEMEQVVVRGVASDKNQAKITIKSVPDRPGIAATIFSRLAKEAINVDVIIQNVSTEGNTDLSFTVSKTDLSRSLTVCRETAKEIGAKEVLADEDIAKVSIVGVGMRSHAGVAAKMFEVLAANSINIQMITTSEIKVSCVVDEKFAELAVRVLHEAFVED, encoded by the coding sequence GTGAGCCTTGTAGTGATGAAATTCGGCGGAACGAGTGTTGGTTCCATCGAACGGATTAAAAATGTCGCCAAAATTATTGCAAAGAAAAAGGATCAGGGGCATGATGTTGTAGTCACGTCCTCCGCCATGTCCGGTGAAACGGACAGACTGATCGGTCTTCTGAAGGAAATCGATAAGGACTACGACCTGAGAGAGTATGACGCGCTTGTCTCCACGGGCGAATCCGCAAGCTGCCCTCTTGTGGCTCAGGCACTTATCTCCATGGGCTACAAAGCCGTTTCCCTCTCAGGAATACAGATCGGTCTGGAGACTGACCACGCTCACTCCAAAGCCCGCATTATGAAGATTGACGGCGCAAGGATTAAAAAGGAACTTGCCGACGGCAAGATCTGCATCGTTGCCGGATTTCAGGGCTACAACCCCGTTACGAACGACATAGCAACCCTCGGCAGAGGAGGCTCAGACACCTCCGCCGTTGCAATCGCCGCTGCCATCAAGGCAGATGTATGCGAAATATATACGGATGTTGACGGCATATACACCGGCGACCCCAGAATCGTAAGAAAAGCCAAAAAGCTTGACAAGATCAGCTATGACGAAATGCTGGAACTTGCCTCTCTCGGCGCAAAAGTGCTTCAGTCAAGAAGCGTTGAGTTCGGCATGAACTATAATGTTGACATAATGGTGCTTTCATCCCTTGAAGACAAACCCGGAACTTTGGTTACTAAGGAGGACGACGAAATGGAGCAGGTAGTAGTAAGAGGCGTAGCAAGCGATAAAAATCAGGCTAAAATTACAATAAAAAGTGTACCCGACAGACCCGGCATAGCCGCCACAATTTTCAGCAGGCTTGCTAAAGAGGCAATAAACGTTGACGTTATAATCCAGAACGTCAGCACAGAAGGAAACACAGATCTTTCCTTCACCGTATCAAAAACCGACCTTAGCCGTTCGCTCACGGTTTGCAGAGAAACTGCAAAAGAGATAGGAGCGAAGGAGGTTCTGGCGGACGAAGACATCGCGAAAGTCTCAATAGTGGGCGTCGGCATGAGAAGCCACGCCGGTGTTGCCGCGAAGATGTTTGAAGTCCTTGCCGCAAACAGCATTAACATACAGATGATAACCACAAGCGAAATCAAGGTGTCATGCGTTGTTGATGAAAAATTTGCAGAACTCGCGGTAAGAGTTCTTCATGAGGCTTTTGTAGAGGATTAG
- a CDS encoding cofactor-independent phosphoglycerate mutase, whose protein sequence is MKYLVLLCDGMSDHKIAELGDKTVMQYADTSNFDFMAKGGACGFIRTAHGGLYPGSDICNLSVMGYDPFKYYTGRSPLEAGAMGITLGEKDMAFRCNLVSLTDDGLVMDDFSAHHISGDTAKSAVAALNELFRDDSVEFYSGVGYRNIMIIRDADFELKTTPPHDIMGQEIKKYLPTGKGSDKINAILTKASEVFKENTYDRANAIWLWGEGGRPMLPLFKDMYGLKGSVIAAVDLIKGIGTFAGMNIINVPGATGFIDTNFEGKAEYAVKAFNECDYVFLHVEAPDEAGHMGSIEEKVRAVENINSRMLPILLDGLRSFGDYRILVTPDHPTPVKIRTHVNEPVPAIIYGSGVEADSNIEYNEFVKPAFFMEEGYKIAQYFLKSAVI, encoded by the coding sequence ATGAAATATCTTGTTCTGTTATGCGACGGAATGAGCGACCATAAAATCGCGGAACTCGGTGACAAAACCGTGATGCAGTACGCTGACACATCAAACTTTGACTTTATGGCAAAGGGCGGTGCCTGCGGCTTCATACGCACTGCGCACGGCGGGCTTTATCCGGGCAGCGATATATGCAACCTCTCCGTTATGGGGTACGACCCTTTTAAATACTACACAGGCAGAAGCCCTCTTGAGGCCGGAGCAATGGGGATCACCCTCGGCGAGAAGGATATGGCTTTCCGCTGCAATCTCGTTTCCTTGACCGATGACGGTCTTGTGATGGACGATTTCAGCGCACACCACATCTCAGGCGATACGGCAAAATCCGCTGTTGCTGCCCTTAATGAACTTTTCAGGGATGACAGCGTGGAGTTCTACTCCGGCGTGGGATACCGCAACATCATGATCATCCGTGACGCGGACTTTGAGCTCAAAACCACACCTCCTCACGACATTATGGGGCAGGAGATAAAAAAATATCTTCCGACGGGCAAAGGTTCTGATAAAATTAATGCTATACTCACTAAGGCATCGGAAGTTTTTAAAGAAAACACTTACGACCGTGCCAACGCCATCTGGCTCTGGGGTGAGGGCGGCAGACCGATGCTTCCGCTGTTTAAGGATATGTACGGGCTGAAAGGCTCCGTAATTGCCGCTGTTGACCTTATCAAAGGCATAGGTACATTTGCGGGCATGAATATAATAAACGTTCCCGGCGCAACAGGCTTCATAGACACCAACTTTGAAGGCAAGGCGGAATACGCCGTGAAAGCCTTTAACGAGTGCGACTATGTTTTTCTCCATGTGGAAGCCCCCGATGAGGCGGGACACATGGGCAGCATAGAGGAGAAAGTGCGTGCCGTGGAGAATATAAACAGCAGAATGCTCCCCATCCTGCTGGACGGACTTCGTTCCTTCGGTGACTACCGGATTCTGGTTACACCCGATCACCCGACGCCCGTTAAGATCCGTACCCACGTCAATGAGCCCGTACCGGCGATTATATACGGTTCCGGCGTGGAAGCTGACTCTAATATCGAGTATAATGAGTTTGTCAAACCCGCTTTCTTTATGGAGGAAGGTTACAAAATAGCGCAGTATTTTCTGAAATCTGCCGTTATTTAG
- a CDS encoding homoserine dehydrogenase — translation MGKKINVGIIGYGTVGKGTLETLKHNVKSTAVKTGLDINVKAVADLRINDYTNDTLLQTVPVRTTDAMEIINDPEIDIVVELIGGYETAKRFILAAVAGGKHVVTANKALLAVYGAEIFKAAESKGVTIGFEASVGGGIPIVNVLKEDLAANRILEITGIINGTANYILTKMEDEGKEFADVLKEAQALGYAEADPTFDVEGHDSAHKIAILASIGFATLVPFEKVFVEGITSIKQVDIDFARKLGCRIKLLAIAKRHDDDIEVRVHPTMIPVTDLMAQVSGVFNAISVKGNKVGDTFHYGRGAGGEATSSAVAGDIIGIARDIMSGAERRVPVLGFTKELTYYYPVRDIKEIQSSFYLRFLAVDEPGSLSKIASVLAKYGISIYQAIQSSKQSSGETVPLVFMTHLTEGSKVMHAVNEINSLSVVRDKTVVIRVEGLED, via the coding sequence ATGGGAAAGAAAATTAATGTGGGCATCATCGGTTACGGAACCGTGGGCAAAGGCACTCTTGAAACTTTAAAGCATAATGTTAAAAGCACAGCCGTTAAAACCGGTCTGGACATTAACGTTAAAGCTGTTGCCGATCTCCGCATTAATGACTACACGAACGATACGCTCCTTCAAACGGTTCCGGTACGAACGACAGACGCAATGGAAATTATCAACGACCCTGAAATAGACATTGTAGTTGAACTTATAGGCGGGTACGAAACCGCCAAGCGCTTCATACTCGCCGCCGTGGCAGGCGGCAAGCATGTTGTTACCGCAAACAAGGCTCTGCTTGCCGTTTACGGAGCGGAGATCTTCAAGGCCGCCGAAAGCAAGGGCGTTACAATAGGCTTTGAGGCGAGTGTCGGCGGCGGTATTCCCATAGTAAATGTGCTTAAGGAAGATTTGGCTGCGAACCGGATACTTGAGATAACAGGTATCATAAACGGCACGGCGAACTACATTCTTACCAAAATGGAAGACGAGGGCAAAGAGTTTGCTGATGTGCTGAAAGAAGCGCAGGCGCTCGGCTACGCCGAGGCTGACCCCACTTTTGATGTGGAAGGGCACGACAGCGCACATAAAATAGCTATTCTTGCCTCCATCGGCTTCGCTACGCTTGTTCCGTTTGAGAAGGTTTTCGTGGAAGGCATAACAAGCATCAAACAGGTGGATATAGATTTTGCCAGAAAGCTCGGATGCAGAATAAAACTCCTTGCGATAGCGAAAAGGCACGATGATGATATAGAAGTACGGGTTCACCCTACGATGATCCCCGTGACAGACCTCATGGCGCAGGTCAGCGGCGTTTTCAACGCAATAAGCGTTAAAGGAAACAAAGTGGGGGACACCTTCCACTACGGCAGAGGCGCAGGCGGAGAAGCTACTTCAAGCGCTGTAGCCGGCGATATTATAGGTATAGCCCGTGATATTATGTCCGGTGCGGAGCGCAGGGTTCCCGTTCTGGGCTTCACCAAAGAGCTTACTTATTACTATCCTGTCAGGGATATTAAGGAAATACAGTCCAGCTTCTACCTCCGTTTTCTTGCGGTGGATGAGCCCGGCTCACTGAGCAAAATAGCCAGTGTGCTCGCCAAATACGGCATAAGCATATATCAGGCTATCCAGAGCAGTAAGCAGAGCAGCGGTGAAACCGTTCCGCTTGTATTCATGACTCATCTGACAGAAGGGAGCAAGGTTATGCACGCGGTCAACGAGATTAACAGCCTCAGTGTTGTGCGTGACAAAACAGTGGTAATCAGGGTTGAAGGTCTGGAGGACTGA
- a CDS encoding DEAD/DEAH box helicase — protein MEKLIGHLHKGQFAASLNYERVIFSRDAEFEDLNIIESDIIRNAVRDMGIEKLYTHQAESYRHVKTGRDIIVTTPTASGKTLCYNLPVIEDIYHNRSVRALYLFPLKALGHDQQRSLENFISEIPLGGGIKTAVIDGDTDKKLRRKILKDQPNIVISNPDIMHYSMLAKREEWDSFLSGLKYLVVDELHTYRGVFGSHVYNLFARFQRLYPNVRIISCSATIGSPAEFASQLFGREFVHVSKSGAPSGRKHFLMFNPDIPAAALANYLLKVNIEAGVKTICFTKSRKQTETIFARAISSDPTYASALSSYRAGFLPEERREIERKFSEGKLKAVISTSAFELGLDIGGVDSTILVGYPGSMMSLWQRAGRSGRGVKDSLIILIAGNDALDQYYVRKPELLFSGKFEELAVDRDNTEINEGHIICAAYEKPVARDEAYYKDNAALIEKLSGEGRLFEEAGGGRLFALGRYPYGDIDLRMAGESYTLNCSKIMIATNSGRRVYTENFKGAVYLHRGSQFIVTDTDRQKREIELQPFNGNYFTVPLTEKQTSVLHERERRTDGNMRACFSDLRVTERLTGYSKISARTGEKLQDIDLEEDPVMFETKGMYFLIPPVFRQEIEAQGMNYMGAIHAFEHAVIAMLPTVVLSSRDDVGGISYPYHPQLESSAVFVYDGYPGGVGIVKRAFGRIRELLETTLNQVKFCGCEDGCPACIYSPKCGSGNYPLDKQGAVYLIKRLLEADLKEEEEEKPVIKCENSGEVLVYDIETKYSAEDVGGWNNSHKMGVSVAVVYSMNTGAFTAYREEKINELTERLASARMIVGFNNIGFDNKVLSGYGMPAFRGTFVFDMLADVRSLTGQRFSLEKLATATLNTGKSADGLMALQWYKEGRFDLIEEYCIKDVEVTKDLFLFGVNNGFIHAPVKDGSMIRIPVKWKEILASYL, from the coding sequence ATGGAAAAACTTATAGGTCATCTGCATAAGGGTCAGTTCGCCGCATCCCTTAACTATGAAAGAGTTATATTCTCAAGAGATGCGGAGTTTGAAGACCTGAACATCATAGAATCAGACATAATCAGAAACGCCGTTCGGGATATGGGGATAGAAAAGCTGTACACCCATCAGGCGGAAAGCTACCGCCATGTTAAAACGGGCAGGGATATTATAGTCACCACTCCCACAGCCAGCGGGAAGACACTCTGCTACAATTTGCCTGTTATAGAGGATATTTACCACAACCGCAGCGTGCGTGCGCTGTATCTTTTCCCCTTGAAGGCTCTGGGGCATGATCAGCAGAGGAGCCTTGAAAATTTCATCAGCGAAATACCCCTCGGCGGCGGTATAAAGACAGCAGTCATAGACGGCGATACCGACAAGAAGCTCCGCCGTAAAATATTAAAGGATCAGCCGAATATAGTAATCAGCAATCCGGATATTATGCACTACTCCATGCTCGCCAAAAGAGAAGAGTGGGACAGCTTCCTCAGCGGGCTGAAATACCTTGTGGTGGATGAGCTCCACACATACAGAGGCGTTTTCGGCAGCCATGTTTATAATCTCTTCGCCCGTTTTCAGCGGCTTTACCCTAATGTCCGCATTATTTCCTGCTCCGCCACAATAGGTTCCCCCGCCGAGTTTGCCTCCCAGCTTTTCGGGCGGGAGTTTGTGCATGTGTCAAAAAGCGGCGCGCCGTCCGGCAGAAAACATTTTCTGATGTTCAACCCCGACATTCCCGCCGCGGCGCTTGCGAATTACCTTCTGAAGGTGAATATCGAGGCAGGTGTTAAGACAATCTGCTTCACCAAATCCCGCAAGCAGACGGAAACCATATTCGCCAGAGCTATTTCAAGCGATCCGACATATGCCTCCGCCCTCAGCTCATACAGGGCGGGTTTTCTGCCGGAGGAAAGGCGGGAGATAGAAAGAAAGTTCTCGGAAGGCAAGCTCAAGGCGGTTATATCCACATCCGCCTTTGAACTGGGGCTTGATATAGGCGGAGTGGACTCCACGATTCTCGTGGGCTACCCGGGCTCAATGATGAGCCTTTGGCAGAGAGCGGGGCGCAGCGGCAGAGGCGTAAAAGACAGTCTTATCATTCTCATAGCAGGGAATGACGCTCTGGATCAGTACTATGTGCGCAAGCCGGAGCTTCTTTTCAGCGGAAAGTTCGAGGAACTCGCCGTGGACAGGGACAATACGGAGATAAACGAGGGACATATCATCTGCGCCGCTTATGAAAAGCCTGTCGCAAGGGATGAGGCTTACTACAAAGACAACGCGGCTCTGATAGAGAAACTTTCAGGCGAGGGGCGGCTTTTTGAGGAGGCGGGCGGCGGAAGGCTGTTCGCTTTGGGCAGGTACCCTTACGGCGACATAGATCTCCGCATGGCGGGGGAAAGCTACACCTTGAACTGCTCTAAGATTATGATAGCCACCAACTCCGGCAGACGTGTTTATACGGAAAATTTCAAGGGCGCTGTCTACCTGCACAGGGGCAGCCAGTTCATAGTAACCGATACGGACAGACAGAAACGGGAGATAGAGCTCCAGCCCTTTAACGGCAACTATTTCACCGTGCCTCTCACAGAGAAGCAGACCTCCGTTCTCCATGAGAGAGAAAGACGAACCGACGGCAACATGCGTGCCTGTTTCAGCGATCTGCGGGTTACGGAAAGGCTCACGGGCTATTCCAAAATATCAGCCCGCACAGGGGAAAAACTTCAGGATATTGATCTTGAGGAAGATCCGGTTATGTTTGAAACAAAGGGGATGTATTTCCTCATTCCTCCGGTATTCAGACAGGAGATCGAGGCGCAGGGGATGAACTACATGGGTGCTATACACGCCTTTGAACACGCAGTCATTGCCATGCTCCCAACTGTTGTCCTGAGCTCAAGAGATGATGTCGGCGGCATATCGTACCCTTACCACCCTCAGCTTGAAAGCTCGGCGGTGTTCGTTTATGACGGCTATCCGGGCGGCGTGGGGATAGTGAAAAGAGCGTTCGGCAGAATACGTGAGCTGCTGGAAACCACCCTGAATCAGGTGAAGTTCTGCGGCTGCGAGGACGGCTGTCCGGCGTGTATATACTCGCCAAAATGCGGCAGCGGCAACTACCCGCTGGATAAACAGGGGGCGGTCTATCTGATAAAGCGTTTGCTGGAAGCGGATCTGAAAGAGGAAGAGGAGGAAAAACCCGTGATAAAATGCGAAAACAGCGGCGAAGTGCTGGTTTATGACATAGAAACAAAATACTCCGCGGAAGATGTGGGCGGATGGAATAACAGCCACAAAATGGGTGTGTCCGTTGCTGTGGTGTATTCCATGAACACCGGCGCATTCACCGCATACCGTGAGGAAAAAATAAACGAACTTACCGAAAGGCTCGCCTCCGCACGGATGATTGTCGGCTTCAACAACATAGGCTTTGACAACAAGGTGCTCTCCGGCTACGGAATGCCCGCATTCAGAGGAACTTTCGTGTTTGATATGCTGGCGGATGTCCGCAGCCTCACCGGACAGAGGTTTTCCCTTGAAAAGCTTGCCACGGCAACGCTGAACACGGGTAAATCCGCAGACGGACTCATGGCGCTTCAATGGTATAAGGAAGGGCGGTTCGACCTGATAGAGGAGTACTGCATAAAGGATGTGGAGGTCACCAAGGATCTTTTCCTCTTCGGGGTAAACAACGGTTTTATCCATGCTCCTGTCAAGGACGGAAGCATGATTCGCATCCCTGTGAAATGGAAGGAAATACTCGCGTCCTATCTGTGA
- a CDS encoding PAS domain-containing sensor histidine kinase — protein sequence MRNIFISITTVTFLCFLSAVIGGAAALLAVKTGFAGFSPPSLSGYEGLIQLLIIFIVICICAAFAAVWLNKKTSLSIKKFEASVRKTFETKNPAFCSSSDESLRMLTDFMRSSLTSIFEESKTGEARAAFFKRITDSIPIGIYTKNIKNSHKFSIWNEAMASMFGIPSSEALGRTEEELREEFPRLPVFRTTDKDAEVMKSFVITKELEVHTNKGNLILSVTGIPLFDENGDVETILGIVENKTSSKKLEKELTAKTAQLEELNRNLEQAVKGETEKRRKNEHLLFEQSKFTAMGQMINAIAHQWRQPINALGLYIQDFEDSFENGEMNMEYVRSMTETCMHLIVYLSKTIDDFRNFYATHEAKVRFNAAELVIESLGMITAKAEYANIELTIRINGTEPLPLPGYIKTGDSITTDFETDGFPTEFKQVLLNIYHNAVEAVIENRKTGRAPRTGTVETSVSCDRENVFIEIKDNGGGIPEDIMSDIFDPYFTTKEQGKGSGVGLYMCRTVVETNMNGQITARNEDSGAVFTIILPR from the coding sequence ATGAGAAATATTTTCATAAGCATTACAACTGTTACATTTTTGTGCTTTCTCTCCGCTGTTATCGGCGGCGCTGCTGCGCTGCTGGCGGTCAAAACAGGCTTTGCAGGTTTCTCCCCTCCGTCTTTATCCGGTTATGAAGGTCTCATTCAATTATTAATAATATTCATAGTAATATGTATTTGCGCCGCTTTTGCCGCAGTATGGCTAAACAAAAAAACATCACTCAGTATAAAAAAATTTGAAGCATCTGTCCGCAAAACATTTGAAACAAAGAATCCGGCATTCTGCTCATCCTCCGATGAATCTCTCCGCATGCTCACAGATTTCATGCGCTCATCCCTCACATCAATATTTGAAGAAAGCAAAACAGGAGAAGCCCGCGCAGCTTTCTTTAAAAGAATAACAGACAGCATTCCGATCGGAATTTACACGAAAAACATAAAAAACAGCCATAAATTCTCCATCTGGAATGAGGCTATGGCATCGATGTTCGGCATACCTTCTTCCGAAGCTCTCGGCAGAACCGAAGAGGAGCTGAGAGAGGAATTTCCCCGGCTGCCTGTTTTCCGCACAACAGACAAAGATGCCGAGGTGATGAAAAGCTTCGTGATCACAAAGGAGCTGGAAGTGCATACCAATAAAGGAAATCTGATTCTCTCTGTCACGGGAATCCCTTTGTTTGACGAAAACGGGGATGTGGAAACCATACTCGGAATTGTTGAAAACAAAACATCCTCCAAAAAGCTGGAAAAAGAGCTCACAGCTAAGACCGCTCAGCTTGAGGAGCTGAACCGCAACCTTGAACAGGCTGTTAAAGGCGAGACGGAAAAACGCAGGAAGAACGAGCATCTTCTCTTTGAACAGTCCAAGTTTACCGCAATGGGACAGATGATAAACGCCATTGCCCACCAATGGCGTCAGCCGATAAATGCTCTGGGGCTTTATATTCAGGATTTTGAGGATTCTTTTGAAAACGGCGAAATGAATATGGAGTATGTCAGGAGTATGACGGAAACCTGCATGCACCTGATTGTTTATCTCTCCAAAACCATTGACGATTTCAGAAACTTCTATGCCACACACGAAGCGAAAGTCCGTTTTAATGCTGCGGAGCTTGTGATTGAAAGCCTCGGCATGATAACCGCCAAGGCGGAGTACGCCAATATTGAGCTTACGATCAGGATTAACGGCACAGAACCATTACCTCTGCCCGGCTACATAAAGACCGGAGACAGTATAACAACCGACTTTGAAACAGACGGTTTCCCCACAGAATTTAAGCAGGTTCTGCTGAACATTTACCACAATGCAGTGGAAGCTGTAATCGAAAACAGGAAAACAGGCAGAGCGCCCAGAACGGGCACAGTTGAAACATCCGTAAGCTGCGACAGGGAAAATGTGTTCATTGAGATAAAAGATAACGGCGGCGGCATACCTGAGGACATAATGTCTGATATTTTCGATCCCTACTTCACCACCAAGGAGCAGGGAAAAGGTTCAGGCGTGGGGCTTTATATGTGCCGCACAGTGGTTGAAACCAACATGAACGGACAGATAACCGCCCGCAACGAAGACAGCGGCGCAGTGTTCACCATTATCCTTCCCCGCTGA